In Stieleria varia, one genomic interval encodes:
- a CDS encoding molybdopterin molybdotransferase MoeA has translation MPPRFSYVSPESALNALACRLQVVQATIRTDELTDRVIAQDVVADRDSPAADVSAMDGYAISRADLHDSPTLPVSGESSAGSPPPQWRLGTAVRIFTGAILPVGCDAVIKREETQESESEVTIVRDASGVSDGENIRCAGENAAGGSVVMQSGTRITAAQRATLVNFGCLEAIVFEPVRIAIVTTGDEVGEFRQTQPEPWQLRNSNQAALQSLIRPHRWMTVSQSVHCLDDPDALTQQMQQSLIDSDVVVLTGGVSMGDYDHVPDAVVSAGAEIVFHGLPIRPGKPILGAVTGDGKLVLGLPGNPVSATVCGHRFLLPLAAKISGQVKWKTPSALVKLVNPSDRSIPLHWMKLVRLVDDGLAEVVASQGSGDLVSLGQSDGYVCVPPDAIGPGPWPYFGW, from the coding sequence ATGCCTCCAAGATTCTCGTACGTCAGTCCCGAGTCCGCACTCAATGCTTTGGCATGTCGTCTGCAGGTCGTCCAAGCAACGATTCGGACCGACGAGCTGACCGATCGCGTGATCGCACAAGATGTCGTTGCAGATCGCGACAGTCCTGCTGCTGATGTTTCGGCGATGGACGGATACGCGATTTCTCGCGCGGACTTGCACGACTCACCGACGTTGCCTGTCAGCGGAGAAAGTTCGGCAGGGTCGCCGCCACCTCAGTGGCGTCTCGGCACGGCTGTTCGGATCTTTACGGGCGCGATCCTGCCGGTCGGTTGCGACGCGGTGATCAAACGTGAGGAAACCCAAGAGTCGGAAAGCGAAGTCACGATCGTGCGTGACGCGAGTGGCGTCAGTGATGGAGAAAACATCCGTTGCGCCGGCGAGAACGCAGCCGGCGGCAGCGTGGTGATGCAATCGGGAACCAGGATCACGGCTGCGCAGCGGGCAACCCTAGTGAATTTCGGTTGCCTCGAAGCGATCGTCTTCGAGCCCGTTCGGATCGCAATCGTCACGACGGGTGACGAGGTCGGTGAGTTTCGGCAGACGCAGCCTGAACCTTGGCAATTACGCAACAGCAATCAGGCAGCGTTGCAATCGCTGATCCGACCGCACCGCTGGATGACGGTTTCACAATCGGTGCATTGCCTGGATGATCCTGATGCGTTGACGCAGCAGATGCAACAGAGTTTGATCGACAGCGATGTGGTGGTCCTGACCGGCGGAGTTTCGATGGGCGATTACGACCATGTGCCGGACGCGGTCGTGAGTGCTGGTGCGGAGATCGTATTTCATGGGCTGCCGATTCGGCCGGGCAAGCCGATTTTGGGAGCAGTAACGGGCGACGGAAAACTGGTCCTGGGGTTGCCCGGCAATCCCGTCAGCGCAACCGTTTGCGGTCATCGATTTTTGTTGCCATTGGCGGCCAAGATCAGCGGTCAAGTGAAATGGAAGACGCCATCCGCATTGGTGAAGCTAGTCAATCCAAGTGACCGCAGCATCCCGCTTCACTGGATGAAGCTTGTTCGGTTGGTGGACGACGGCTTGGCTGAAGTCGTCGCCAGTCAAGGCAGCGGCGACTTGGTTTCACTCGGCCAGAGCGACGGCTACGTCTGCGTTCCGCCCGATGCGATCGGTCCAGGACCGTGGCCGTACTTTGGTTGGTAG
- a CDS encoding transposase: MPNHTHLLVAFPNDQEMLRQCESWKRFSARRINALLEQTGRLWMQDGFDHLVRSLEQFEHFRNYIANNPTKANLQPGEWIHYQKDLGSKC; this comes from the coding sequence ATGCCTAATCATACTCACCTGCTGGTCGCGTTTCCCAATGATCAAGAAATGCTTCGCCAATGTGAATCCTGGAAGCGATTTTCCGCTCGTCGTATCAATGCGTTGCTTGAGCAAACTGGCCGACTTTGGATGCAAGACGGATTTGATCATCTAGTGCGAAGCCTTGAGCAATTCGAGCATTTTCGCAATTACATTGCCAATAATCCCACGAAAGCGAATCTACAGCCGGGAGAATGGATTCACTATCAAAAGGATCTTGGATCGAAGTGTTAA
- a CDS encoding class I SAM-dependent methyltransferase, whose amino-acid sequence MNSSTDSVSMEALAAAASERFAWKWETTPIAGRDFQLAVAADPDGMLIDACERQDAGEQGVIDPFWATTWRAASGLDRYLDRVELAGHRVLELGCGTGHAGIAAALRGAQVTLTDGVDDPLLLVRMSVRPVAERCSVTRLRFGVDQLDEERFPLILGSDVTYLRQLWPELLQCLDAHLAPGGEVLLSDPFRIIANEFREWIKDKPWSYKEHKIQLDDDPEHPIRVMRLAAK is encoded by the coding sequence ATGAACTCCTCCACCGACTCCGTATCCATGGAAGCCCTGGCCGCCGCCGCAAGTGAGCGTTTCGCTTGGAAATGGGAAACCACTCCGATCGCCGGACGCGACTTCCAGCTTGCGGTCGCCGCCGACCCCGACGGTATGTTGATCGATGCGTGCGAACGTCAAGACGCGGGCGAACAAGGAGTCATCGATCCGTTTTGGGCCACGACCTGGCGTGCCGCAAGCGGACTGGATCGTTATCTGGACCGAGTCGAACTTGCCGGTCACCGTGTTCTGGAACTCGGTTGCGGAACAGGACATGCCGGGATTGCCGCCGCCCTGCGAGGCGCCCAAGTGACCTTGACCGACGGCGTGGATGATCCACTGTTGCTGGTTCGCATGAGTGTGCGTCCGGTGGCCGAGCGATGCAGCGTGACACGATTGCGTTTCGGAGTGGATCAACTTGACGAAGAACGTTTTCCCCTGATCCTCGGCAGCGATGTAACGTACCTTCGTCAGCTTTGGCCGGAACTGTTGCAGTGCCTGGACGCGCATTTGGCGCCGGGAGGTGAAGTCCTGTTGAGTGATCCCTTTCGAATCATCGCGAATGAGTTTCGCGAGTGGATCAAGGACAAACCTTGGAGCTACAAAGAGCACAAGATCCAGCTCGATGATGACCCCGAGCACCCGATCCGAGTGATGCGATTGGCGGCGAAGTAA
- a CDS encoding class I SAM-dependent methyltransferase, giving the protein MSQQNEPTPAAEVTKLQIAEFYNDFSTRLVDGFIQGNPRLTHALDFATAHVPQEAEKLLEIGCGVGETTSRLCAGRPSLQAVGVDISPQNVHTAQQLFATSEQFQFAVSDLTSPVVGGPFDVVTLLDVYEHIPAAERKQFHANLRQSMSDRSRLILTCPSYLHQNYLREHQPSGLQIVDETIGPREFLQLADDLGGHLVHLQYESVWRTNDYIYAVIDTQMQYQWKPKVRGLDRLSSKFNKLIDKTPLGGPARRARFVKRRLAA; this is encoded by the coding sequence ATGAGCCAGCAAAACGAACCAACACCAGCGGCCGAAGTAACAAAGCTGCAAATTGCGGAGTTTTACAATGATTTCAGCACCCGGTTGGTTGATGGGTTCATCCAGGGCAATCCTAGGCTCACCCACGCCTTGGACTTTGCGACGGCTCACGTGCCTCAGGAAGCGGAAAAACTGCTGGAGATCGGCTGCGGCGTCGGTGAGACCACCAGCCGACTTTGTGCCGGTCGTCCCTCTTTACAAGCGGTCGGCGTCGACATTTCGCCGCAAAATGTGCACACGGCTCAACAACTGTTCGCAACGTCAGAGCAGTTTCAGTTCGCGGTTAGCGATTTGACCTCGCCCGTCGTCGGTGGACCATTTGATGTGGTCACTTTGTTGGACGTGTATGAACACATTCCCGCAGCGGAGCGAAAGCAGTTTCATGCCAACCTGCGACAGTCCATGTCCGATCGTTCGCGTCTGATCCTGACGTGCCCCAGCTACCTGCATCAGAATTACTTGCGAGAACATCAACCCAGCGGACTACAGATCGTGGACGAAACGATCGGGCCTCGCGAGTTCTTGCAGCTTGCCGATGATCTGGGTGGTCATTTGGTGCATCTGCAGTATGAATCCGTTTGGCGTACGAACGATTACATCTACGCGGTGATCGACACCCAGATGCAATATCAGTGGAAGCCGAAAGTGCGCGGTCTGGATCGTTTGTCCAGCAAGTTCAACAAGTTGATCGACAAGACACCGTTGGGCGGCCCCGCACGACGAGCCCGTTTCGTCAAACGCCGCCTCGCCGCATGA
- a CDS encoding DUF4347 domain-containing protein produces the protein MSRKSARRRVSGPQWSLAKLEPRVLLAGDVGAAAAPPAEVTPMQTSEPESVGVEAVASAQSNVVVFVDPSAGDLLSVATPVAKGATLVMLDGERDGVSQIREQLALLSRGESTIQQVHLVTHGASGRLQLGASELSLDTLDRSAADLAGWADSLASDADILLYGCDVAGDADGREFVRRIATLTGADVAASDDRTANAAQQGDWQLEYHVGEVNAFLALTADAMRQFQGHLAIEIRAAGTVGGEELQVHIGDQFVTTLTMGNTGAFERNFQTYTINYDNADVSQIRLNYSNDFYDPQSGLDRNIGVDWIRVDGVQYETESPNVFAAGVYANGQISAGNLQTEYLSSNGFFDYGGSSVIPNGSFVQIFASGDEGVEQMRLLVDGRWVAIYDNVPTQGGVFSYQSDQVLTPDRIRVEFTNDFYDPAFGFDGNLNVDRIEIDGVAYESEAPNVFSTGGYLPEYGNAHGYFYTEKLQTSGYFQYGGGGGPVDPPTSQSGLISLAETQVTVNENTGVASIRLRRTDGASGAAAVYFQTQDGSAVNGVDYFGTDSGVVYFADGQTAATIDITLIDNANADGEKTFGVSLFHVDGAVQGEPRTAGITIVDNESNDGLIGYWNLNDANANGFVADSSGLGNNGIARNFAAPSGPINLTPNTNFDNPGAYRFDGVNDYVEVAENESLRLTEGTYSQSAWIRPTSYDDGYHGVIGYQQGTSVGTRYPFIYVRNDAIYAGFGTGGNTWKGVVADNVITINAWNHVAVSFDGTTMQLFVNGEVVATNSNFGGSAPPTTFAQLNIGRINNQFIGDIDEVRMYDRAISGAEVSALIGGATLPPPRVAGYFTRNVITAGLTQPTTIEPLPDGRFLVAERAGIVRIVNADGSLSGQPVLDIQDIVNTVGVDRGLMSIAVGPDFAQTRQLYVAYTYDPPEVNAFTGNGGADGEGGRVARVSRFTLNESWTVADRNSEVVVLGTNSTYQNIGQPNRHPLLSDPQSGIDANGNYIEDFIASDELSHTVGNLEFGPDGALYVSTGDGGSYGRVDPVNLRALDVNSLNGKILRVDPLTGKGLPDNPFWNGNPNSNQSRVYSLGLRNPFRFAINPNSGEVFIADVGWLNYEEINTGRGKNFGWPAYEGYGLTGGDRGSYSSLQATRDFLATNPEITAPIWVRSHSSGARAIIMGDFIQGGNYPASLQGAFLFLDIGDQVIRAGRVDANGQLIDVVPVSSAIGFITDITRLPDGTLVYADLASGTIGRLVFNG, from the coding sequence ATGTCCCGCAAGTCCGCCCGCCGTCGAGTTTCCGGCCCTCAATGGTCGCTGGCCAAACTGGAGCCCCGCGTCTTGCTGGCCGGCGACGTTGGCGCGGCGGCCGCTCCGCCGGCGGAAGTCACTCCGATGCAGACGAGTGAGCCTGAGTCTGTGGGCGTCGAGGCTGTTGCATCTGCTCAATCCAACGTCGTCGTTTTCGTCGATCCCAGTGCCGGGGACCTATTGTCGGTCGCCACCCCGGTCGCCAAGGGAGCGACGTTGGTGATGCTCGATGGCGAGCGGGATGGCGTGTCCCAGATTCGCGAACAACTTGCCCTCCTGTCCCGTGGCGAGTCGACGATTCAACAGGTCCACCTCGTCACCCATGGCGCATCGGGCCGTCTGCAACTGGGCGCGTCCGAACTGAGTCTCGACACACTTGACCGGTCCGCCGCCGACTTGGCCGGCTGGGCTGACAGCCTGGCGTCTGACGCAGACATCTTGTTGTACGGATGCGATGTCGCTGGTGACGCTGACGGACGAGAATTCGTGCGGCGGATTGCAACGCTGACCGGTGCCGATGTCGCGGCATCGGATGACCGCACCGCGAATGCTGCTCAACAAGGCGACTGGCAATTGGAGTATCACGTCGGCGAGGTGAATGCATTCTTAGCGTTGACCGCCGATGCGATGAGACAGTTCCAGGGCCACTTGGCCATCGAGATTCGCGCCGCAGGAACCGTGGGTGGTGAAGAACTGCAGGTTCACATCGGCGACCAGTTTGTCACGACCCTGACAATGGGCAACACGGGTGCCTTTGAGCGAAATTTTCAAACCTACACCATCAACTATGACAATGCGGACGTCAGCCAAATCCGACTGAACTACAGCAACGACTTCTATGACCCTCAGAGCGGATTGGACCGCAACATTGGCGTGGACTGGATTCGCGTCGACGGGGTCCAGTACGAGACGGAATCGCCCAACGTATTTGCTGCAGGAGTCTATGCCAACGGACAAATTTCTGCGGGCAATTTGCAGACCGAGTACTTGAGCAGCAACGGATTCTTTGACTACGGCGGCAGCAGCGTCATCCCCAATGGCTCCTTCGTTCAGATCTTTGCATCAGGCGACGAGGGTGTCGAGCAAATGAGACTGCTGGTCGATGGTCGTTGGGTCGCGATCTACGACAACGTCCCGACCCAGGGAGGCGTCTTCTCGTATCAAAGCGATCAAGTGCTGACGCCCGATCGAATCCGTGTCGAGTTCACCAACGACTTCTACGATCCCGCCTTCGGTTTCGACGGAAATCTGAATGTCGATCGAATCGAAATCGACGGTGTCGCCTATGAAAGCGAAGCACCCAATGTGTTCAGCACCGGCGGATACCTGCCCGAGTACGGCAATGCACACGGATACTTCTACACCGAAAAGCTGCAAACCAGTGGTTACTTTCAGTATGGCGGCGGAGGTGGTCCTGTTGATCCACCGACGAGTCAGTCCGGTCTGATCAGCCTCGCCGAAACCCAAGTCACGGTCAACGAGAACACCGGCGTTGCGTCGATTCGATTGCGTCGCACCGATGGCGCCAGTGGTGCCGCGGCAGTGTATTTCCAGACTCAAGACGGCTCGGCGGTCAACGGAGTGGATTACTTCGGTACCGATTCCGGCGTCGTTTATTTTGCCGACGGACAAACCGCGGCGACCATCGATATCACGTTGATCGACAACGCCAATGCCGATGGTGAAAAAACGTTCGGTGTGTCGCTATTCCACGTCGACGGAGCCGTCCAGGGTGAACCACGGACGGCGGGCATCACGATCGTCGACAACGAATCCAATGATGGTTTGATCGGTTATTGGAACCTCAACGACGCAAACGCCAATGGGTTCGTTGCCGACTCGTCGGGACTCGGAAACAACGGCATCGCAAGGAACTTTGCGGCCCCCAGCGGTCCGATCAACCTCACTCCCAACACCAACTTTGACAATCCCGGTGCATACCGTTTCGACGGCGTCAATGACTACGTCGAAGTCGCCGAGAACGAATCACTGCGTTTGACCGAAGGCACGTACAGCCAATCCGCGTGGATCAGACCGACCAGCTATGACGACGGATACCACGGCGTGATCGGTTACCAGCAAGGCACATCGGTGGGAACCCGTTACCCGTTCATCTACGTTCGAAACGATGCGATCTACGCCGGCTTTGGCACCGGTGGCAATACTTGGAAAGGTGTCGTGGCGGACAACGTGATCACGATCAACGCATGGAACCATGTCGCGGTTTCGTTTGATGGCACCACCATGCAACTGTTCGTCAACGGCGAAGTCGTCGCGACCAACAGCAACTTCGGAGGCTCGGCTCCACCGACGACGTTTGCTCAGTTGAATATCGGTCGCATCAACAACCAGTTCATCGGCGACATTGACGAAGTGCGAATGTACGACCGGGCGATCAGCGGTGCGGAGGTCAGTGCTTTGATCGGTGGTGCAACGTTGCCGCCACCGCGTGTGGCCGGTTACTTCACCAGGAATGTGATCACGGCAGGCTTGACGCAGCCGACGACCATCGAGCCATTGCCCGATGGCAGATTTCTCGTTGCCGAGCGAGCGGGGATCGTGCGAATCGTCAATGCCGATGGCTCGCTCAGCGGCCAACCGGTGCTGGACATCCAAGACATCGTGAACACCGTGGGCGTGGACCGCGGACTGATGTCGATCGCAGTCGGGCCGGACTTTGCACAAACGCGACAATTGTATGTGGCGTACACCTACGATCCGCCCGAGGTCAATGCTTTCACCGGCAACGGCGGCGCCGATGGCGAAGGCGGTCGCGTCGCGCGTGTGTCCCGGTTCACATTGAACGAGTCCTGGACCGTGGCCGACCGCAATAGCGAAGTCGTCGTGCTGGGCACCAACAGCACATACCAAAACATCGGTCAACCCAATCGACATCCCTTGCTCTCTGATCCCCAGTCGGGCATTGATGCGAATGGAAACTACATCGAGGACTTCATCGCCAGCGATGAATTGAGCCACACCGTCGGCAACTTGGAGTTCGGCCCTGATGGTGCGTTGTATGTCTCCACCGGAGACGGCGGTTCCTACGGCCGCGTCGACCCGGTGAACTTGCGTGCCTTGGACGTCAACAGCCTCAACGGCAAGATCTTGCGAGTCGATCCGCTCACCGGCAAAGGGCTGCCAGACAACCCCTTCTGGAACGGCAATCCCAACAGCAATCAAAGTCGCGTGTACAGCTTGGGGCTGCGTAATCCGTTCCGGTTTGCCATCAATCCCAACAGCGGCGAAGTCTTCATCGCGGATGTGGGATGGTTGAACTACGAGGAGATCAACACCGGTCGTGGCAAGAACTTTGGCTGGCCGGCCTATGAAGGTTACGGTTTGACAGGCGGCGATCGCGGCAGCTACAGCTCTTTGCAAGCAACTCGCGATTTCTTGGCCACCAACCCGGAAATCACTGCACCAATCTGGGTGCGGAGCCACTCGTCCGGTGCCCGCGCCATCATCATGGGCGACTTCATCCAAGGCGGCAACTATCCAGCGAGTCTGCAAGGTGCGTTCCTGTTTCTGGATATCGGAGATCAAGTCATTCGGGCGGGCCGCGTGGATGCCAATGGCCAATTGATCGATGTCGTGCCCGTTTCGTCTGCCATCGGTTTCATCACCGACATCACGCGACTGCCTGACGGCACGCTGGTCTACGCGGATTTGGCGTCCGGTACGATCGGACGTCTCGTCTTCAACGGCTGA
- a CDS encoding glycosyltransferase family 4 protein, whose product MDATQSFPKHALPTLGAITPWVGQTSNVWMYRQFEQLSDQLSTIVTWEYHNRDQFPIDPTKIQFVPEPFAEPLHGFPRTVDTFLGAKTGGERYGSKFEQWLANHFVAAGVEGVLAQFGQYAMVAEVACRRVGIPVFAHFHGHDMSARLRKKRYRQAFASRWHDFAGMIVVASYQRDFLLSQGFDPSSIALIPCGAPTQHIARVADEIRKHSNRDDSIVRYLFVGRFVEKKDPIAVLQAFRICHGSHPNARLRLVGMGPLEEKLHHWASIQNPELRDAIEFLGPLSPQGVIEEMASADVFVQHSRVAPDGDMEGWPVSIAEAMAAGLPIVATRHAGIVDQVIEGENGWLCDEGDWQQMSDDMARLAADANMRTTMGTRSRARAVAFDSDHQVLQLREFINDKLMSRSHRAAA is encoded by the coding sequence ATGGACGCGACACAATCTTTCCCCAAGCACGCTCTGCCGACACTCGGTGCGATCACCCCATGGGTCGGGCAGACAAGCAACGTGTGGATGTATCGGCAGTTTGAGCAATTGTCGGATCAACTCAGCACGATCGTGACTTGGGAATACCACAACCGCGACCAGTTTCCGATCGACCCGACCAAAATCCAGTTTGTTCCTGAACCGTTTGCCGAACCGCTGCATGGATTCCCACGCACGGTTGATACGTTCTTGGGTGCCAAAACCGGGGGCGAGCGCTACGGCAGCAAGTTTGAACAGTGGTTGGCCAATCACTTCGTCGCCGCGGGCGTGGAAGGTGTCCTGGCCCAATTTGGTCAATACGCGATGGTTGCGGAAGTCGCCTGTCGCCGCGTCGGCATCCCAGTCTTTGCGCACTTTCACGGGCACGACATGAGTGCCCGCTTGCGCAAGAAACGTTACCGCCAAGCGTTCGCGTCGCGATGGCATGACTTCGCCGGCATGATCGTCGTGGCAAGCTATCAGCGAGACTTTCTGCTCAGCCAAGGATTTGATCCGTCGAGTATCGCATTGATCCCCTGTGGCGCACCGACACAGCACATCGCCCGCGTCGCCGATGAGATCCGCAAACATTCCAATCGCGACGACTCGATCGTCCGTTATCTGTTCGTTGGTCGGTTTGTTGAAAAGAAAGATCCCATCGCCGTCTTGCAGGCTTTCCGAATCTGTCATGGCAGCCACCCCAACGCCCGATTGCGGTTGGTGGGCATGGGGCCGCTGGAGGAAAAGCTGCACCATTGGGCTTCGATTCAAAATCCCGAGTTGCGTGACGCGATCGAGTTCCTTGGACCGCTATCGCCTCAAGGGGTGATCGAAGAGATGGCGAGTGCCGATGTCTTTGTCCAACACTCCCGCGTGGCACCGGACGGGGACATGGAAGGCTGGCCGGTTTCGATCGCAGAAGCCATGGCGGCGGGATTGCCGATCGTCGCGACACGGCACGCGGGAATCGTCGATCAAGTCATCGAAGGTGAGAACGGATGGTTGTGCGACGAAGGCGATTGGCAACAGATGAGCGACGACATGGCTCGCTTGGCCGCCGACGCGAACATGAGAACGACAATGGGAACGCGATCACGAGCGCGCGCGGTCGCCTTTGACAGCGATCACCAAGTCCTCCAGCTCCGCGAATTCATCAACGACAAGCTGATGTCACGCTCTCATCGCGCCGCCGCGTGA
- a CDS encoding TIR domain-containing protein, with protein sequence MAQPVFDGGASSEVRVGELYSSANNRVVCVGASFYRTIKLHKKLILKQLAKRIRFEFCFLSQKADFNRIAPQFGQRGDQLRTEVEATWAEAEELVDAYPGLFRAIGTATCPMARTYIVDPDSEKPSGLIVFYAASTDSVTLPAWNVDNFREMPWQPYFDDALFKISEESRNDVFIIHGHDEAKWRELKDILLKLGASPQILGELTGGGSTSWLDRFRRMADECEYAIALFTTDDWVTNQGKTYFQPRPNVLIELGYFISRVSLANILILTKGDIKLPSDLEGVVSHRFHENVSELEAKLREELTNAGVIT encoded by the coding sequence ATGGCACAACCGGTATTTGACGGCGGAGCGAGCTCGGAAGTTCGAGTCGGGGAACTGTATTCATCTGCGAACAATCGAGTTGTTTGCGTGGGGGCCTCTTTCTACCGAACGATCAAACTCCACAAGAAATTGATCCTGAAACAGTTGGCCAAACGCATTCGATTTGAGTTCTGCTTTCTGTCGCAAAAAGCAGATTTCAATCGGATCGCACCTCAATTTGGGCAGCGTGGCGACCAATTGCGAACTGAGGTTGAGGCCACTTGGGCAGAGGCCGAAGAACTTGTCGACGCATATCCGGGCTTGTTTAGGGCCATTGGTACTGCAACCTGCCCAATGGCGCGCACTTACATCGTTGATCCAGATTCTGAAAAGCCATCGGGGCTCATCGTGTTTTACGCGGCATCAACTGACAGCGTGACTTTGCCAGCCTGGAATGTCGACAATTTTCGCGAAATGCCATGGCAACCGTACTTCGACGACGCACTTTTCAAGATCTCCGAAGAATCAAGGAATGACGTGTTCATCATCCATGGACACGACGAGGCGAAATGGCGTGAACTCAAAGACATCCTTCTAAAGCTTGGAGCTAGTCCACAGATTCTAGGCGAGTTGACCGGCGGTGGGTCAACATCTTGGCTCGATCGATTTCGCAGGATGGCTGACGAATGTGAGTATGCGATTGCTTTGTTTACAACCGACGACTGGGTTACAAATCAAGGAAAAACATACTTTCAACCAAGACCAAATGTTCTCATCGAACTCGGCTACTTTATCTCTCGTGTGTCCCTTGCAAATATTTTGATTTTGACGAAAGGAGACATCAAGCTTCCATCTGATCTGGAAGGTGTCGTTTCACATCGGTTTCATGAAAACGTTTCCGAGCTAGAGGCAAAACTCCGCGAAGAGTTGACCAATGCTGGTGTCATCACGTAG